The Apium graveolens cultivar Ventura chromosome 10, ASM990537v1, whole genome shotgun sequence nucleotide sequence ATTAAGGAAGTAAATACCTGCATATTTTGCCTGTGCCAAATATATCATCAGTTAATCCCCAACAATTATTAAAGACCAACTCCCTTGCTGACCGACATAGAAGGAACAAAGCTCTGACACTTCGCTTCTGCCTTAACTGGCACTTCTCCATATGCAATCTTTCAAGCGCAGGACAAACACCCATATCCCTATCAATCGCAGGAGAGCGATCAATACTTTTACAAGACACAAACCTCAATGTCTTCAAATTGTCACAATATGAAAGAGCCGACAACCACCCATCTTCAATCCTATGATCACTAAAACTCAACTCCTCAAGCATTTGACAACACTGTCCAATCGCCTTAATCCCATCATAACTCCCCCCGCATCCTCTCAACTCCAGCTTCACTAACCTCTTACACCCTTGAGCTAAAATAGTCAACCCAACATCCGAAACCAAACCATCATAAACCCCATCAACACTCCCAACCAACTTCAATATCTGCAAATTCCGAAACACCGCAATTCCACACAAAACCCTATCATTACACAAATGCAATTCAAGTTCTTGCAATATCAAACACTCTTCACCAATACTCAACAACCCAATTTCACTAGCATTAACAACAGCTAATTTCCTCAAATTAGGATACCCATTAGCCAAAACTTTCAACCCTAAATCTACTTCCTCAGAAGATAATACACACAACCCATCATTCAAATAGTCCAAATCAACATGAAAAGACCCAAAATCAAGATTCAACAAAATACAAATTTTTGGAGGTGAATCAAAATTAAAACACCCATGAATCAAATCAACATGAACAAGATTTGGGAATCTAGAAAACAAACGACCTGAAACAAGAAAATCCCAATCAAGAACTCTCACTGACCTTACAAGACGGCCTTGAAGATTGAGCCACTGTTTAGAAACAAGATAGTTTGGATTTTTATGAGCTTCTGGCACTCTGGAGAGGATTTTAATGAGAATTTCATCATTTAGTTGATTTGGGTCATCAAGATTTTGGGTTTTGTTTATGTTGGGTTGATCAAGATTGTTACTTTTGAATTGGGGGTTTTGAAGTTTCATAGAGAAGAGAATGTTGTTTAAAGTTTTGGTTTTTTTGAACCAGCTAAAGGGCTTGTTTAATGTAGGACTACGACTTGATTTTTGGGACATTTTGATGAGTTAAGTGTAGTTTGCATCGATAATGGTGCCCAGAAAAGCTGATGTTTTTGCTTCAGTGTTTTGAGGATTGTGAAGCTCAATATTTTTTAGTGTGTGTATTTTGTTTTTGAGTAGTTTTTTTATGAATAAAGATATAATTGTCTTGAATCTTGATCCTGAGAGTATGATAATGTTGAACGATAATGGTTTTGAGAAGCCTGGAAGGAAGGAGTATTGGTTTCACTTTAATCTAACGGACATCTACTGTGAGGGGCCTCTTTGAACTTGCTGAGATGCTCCTTGGGTGGGAAATGTGCAAAAGTTGTCATTTTGAAATGTTTGAATTGAATATCCATTTTGAAAGAGGTTTTTTCGTCTGCACTTTTAACCAACTAATTTCTGAAGGCCAAAAGGTTAATCTGAACCTCAATCTCATTTTTTAAGATTTATATTACTAATTAATTTTATAGCTCGTGTAATTCACGTGATACCCTAGATTATGTTAATTGAAATTGTTTTCGCTATAATTGTTCACGATATATTTATGTTGTTAACTAATAGATGAATAATTTATTGATTTATGCATATAAACATGTGTGATTAATGTATGTTTGCAATTGTGCATTCgccaaaaataataaattatgttaGTATATATTTTTTGCCGCTTCATAGTTAAATGATATTTGTAATATGTTAATGTttataaagtaaaataaatacaagtgatTATGTGTGCTTGATGTATATCAATCActctaaatataaaataattattaatttatatttttaattatttaatgtgTTTATATGTTAAAAATGTGATTGATGAGTAATATTGTATAGGCAATTGACGTCAGTACTGTAAATTTACTCACTGAATGAAATATGATACTCTCCGTCTCAATAACTTTCTATTTTGAGATGTTCCAGCAGATTGTTAATATTTCCTAAAATAACATATTGTCTTTATAATGGCTCAAATATTTACTCTCGCTTTCTTAATTTTCTTTTAatataattcattttttaatCGATATATCTAACAATGATGTTAACAACCTATGTGATGGTGAGAGTATATGATATATGTCCTAAAATGATTAATAGTGAAGTATAAATCGTACATATCTGTATAAATAGTTTATGTTATTTTTTtcattgaatttaatataaaattttgtcATTTCATTATGTTGGATGACGGGTTTAGATTGatgacaaataaaaatatatgaatatgtatatatacacacacacaattATTGTATGTATATACGTATGCACATATTATTTATACTATAATCAATAATTTTTAGTAATTGAATGACGAGGTGAATTAAATATTACATATATATTAATGTAAGTGTATATTGTCATATAAATTATTTTGCTCAACAAACCCCCTCACgatgttaaaaacctatgagaCGGTGAAAGTATATGATATATGTCACATAATTATTGATAGTGAAGTATAAGTCGTACATATGTACAtaaataagttattttattttttattttatataatttaatataatatttggcTATTTCACTTTGTTGGAGGATGATGTTAAATTGATGATAAATAAGAATATGTGAGTATGTAtctatatatgtgtgtatgtgtgtatgtatgtgtgtatgtgtgtggatgtatgtgtgtgtatgtatgtaagcatgtattaatttatatatatatatatatatatttatttatttatttattgtatGTATGCATACATATATGTATTAATGCATGTATTAATGTATGTACGTAAATATTAATTAtacaataatttttaatttttaataaataaatgacGAGGCGAAAttaatattatatagatattaatgtaGGGTTATAATTGTCATATTAATTAAATTGCTCATTAAACCCCTatgttgttgtattatatataactagcataataacccgtgcgaggcacgggtcattttttagaattttttatgtatcatgcaattataatatttttaaagcaACTCCAATAATATCCTTATACAGGCTCTTGACTCAAATTTTGAAAaaatggagataaaatttctctccaacaagcCCCGTATCCCCCTCTATAACATTAGGAGTTTCGAATTATTATtcacttttaggagtgaatatcccctcaactattattatattatatttttcttacccgttattttatatttaatgaatgaatataaacagggtagtaaTTGCCCATTTGATAATAGGTGAATGGGTAAATTTGAACAAAATGAGTGAGTTTGTGTTTTTCAGATTGTATGTTTAGCCATATTAACTTCTGAATGACTGAAAAATTAGCTGAAGGATTGGGCTAAAATTTTCTATCTCAACTATTCATAGAGTGTGTGCTAGTATATATATGTGCTCCTGTCAAAAAGTTTGTACATATtctttatattaattatttttttatctaATAAACTTCTCTTTTAATTTAGGTTAACATTCCTTGTATTATGTAATTGTGATTGCAAAAAACTTAAAAATGTATATTTATCTAAATATCACATTTCTAATATCATATATAACAAAAATAATAGTATTTTatcataattaatttaattacaactattaaatattttataatttttaatttttaatattgtACAGGGTTATTAGATATTAATGAAATATTTGTACATACtgaataaatgatttatttaggagt carries:
- the LOC141692642 gene encoding F-box protein At5g51370-like, with amino-acid sequence MSQKSSRSPTLNKPFSWFKKTKTLNNILFSMKLQNPQFKSNNLDQPNINKTQNLDDPNQLNDEILIKILSRVPEAHKNPNYLVSKQWLNLQGRLVRSVRVLDWDFLVSGRLFSRFPNLVHVDLIHGCFNFDSPPKICILLNLDFGSFHVDLDYLNDGLCVLSSEEVDLGLKVLANGYPNLRKLAVVNASEIGLLSIGEECLILQELELHLCNDRVLCGIAVFRNLQILKLVGSVDGVYDGLVSDVGLTILAQGCKRLVKLELRGCGGSYDGIKAIGQCCQMLEELSFSDHRIEDGWLSALSYCDNLKTLRFVSCKSIDRSPAIDRDMGVCPALERLHMEKCQLRQKRSVRALFLLCRSARELVFNNCWGLTDDIFGTGKICRRVNSLSLEGCSRLTVEGLASAIFYWNDLESLSVTSCSNIKDSEVTPELATLFSALKKFTWKADTRSLLSASLVGTGMGKRGKIFGKK